Proteins from a single region of Desulfobacter postgatei 2ac9:
- the selD gene encoding selenide, water dikinase SelD, whose protein sequence is MDKSKHFFLTRTVKAAGUAAKLDPGALDKIVSKLELPSHPDLIIGLECPDDAGVFRLSDETAIVQTLDFLTPVADDPYEFGQIAAANSLSDVYAMGGTPITAMNIVCFPSCDLDAGILPRILEGGLDKIKESGAILVGGHSVDDPEIKYGLSVTGIVHPDRVWANSRAKEGDAVILTKPIGTGIISTALKGGLASEDQVRQAVKTMATLNKNAALIAKEFNVHACTDVTGFGLGGHLIEAAKGAGVRIEIYTEKIGVLDGVMEFAAMGLLPGGTHKNKSFFAPHVRVAQGTDRMRSDLMFDPQTSGGLLLFMAQDQAVQCVDIMEKKGIPAKLIGRVKGPYTNGFLDII, encoded by the coding sequence ATGGATAAATCCAAACATTTTTTTTTAACCCGCACGGTAAAAGCAGCTGGTTGAGCTGCCAAACTGGATCCAGGGGCCCTGGATAAAATCGTGTCAAAACTTGAACTGCCGTCCCATCCGGATTTGATCATCGGGCTTGAATGCCCGGATGACGCGGGTGTGTTCCGCCTCTCCGATGAGACTGCCATTGTCCAGACCCTTGATTTTTTAACGCCTGTGGCTGATGACCCCTATGAGTTCGGTCAGATTGCCGCGGCCAATTCTTTGTCCGATGTTTATGCCATGGGTGGCACACCCATTACGGCTATGAATATTGTCTGTTTTCCGTCATGCGATCTTGACGCAGGCATCCTTCCCCGGATTCTCGAAGGCGGACTTGATAAAATTAAAGAATCGGGCGCAATCCTTGTGGGCGGCCATTCCGTGGATGATCCCGAAATCAAATATGGGCTGTCGGTAACCGGCATCGTGCACCCGGACCGGGTCTGGGCAAACAGCCGCGCAAAGGAGGGGGATGCCGTTATTTTGACCAAACCCATCGGCACGGGTATTATTTCCACGGCGCTCAAAGGCGGACTTGCATCCGAGGACCAGGTCAGGCAGGCTGTAAAAACGATGGCCACCCTGAATAAAAATGCGGCCCTGATCGCTAAAGAGTTTAATGTTCATGCCTGTACTGATGTTACAGGCTTTGGGCTTGGCGGGCATTTGATTGAAGCGGCTAAAGGTGCGGGTGTGCGTATTGAAATTTATACGGAAAAGATCGGGGTGCTGGACGGCGTAATGGAGTTTGCGGCGATGGGCCTGCTTCCGGGCGGTACCCATAAAAATAAAAGTTTTTTTGCCCCGCATGTCCGCGTGGCACAAGGAACAGATCGGATGCGAAGTGATTTAATGTTCGACCCCCAGACATCCGGTGGGCTTTTGCTTTTTATGGCCCAGGATCAAGCTGTGCAATGCGTGGATATTATGGAAAAAAAAGGCATTCCGGCAAAATTGATCGGAAGGGTTAAAGGGCCGTATACCAACGGATTCCTTGATATTATATAA
- a CDS encoding AtpZ/AtpI family protein, with the protein MKTKSCRVTGNQAAGERLIKMADNDKGKTFRELGYFASLGISVALAIVIGLALGYWLDTIFGTKPVLLLVGLGFGIAAGFSNIIRAGKKAEKFNG; encoded by the coding sequence TTGAAAACCAAGAGCTGCCGGGTGACCGGCAACCAAGCTGCCGGTGAAAGGTTGATTAAAATGGCAGACAACGATAAAGGAAAGACCTTTCGTGAGCTGGGATATTTTGCAAGTCTTGGCATATCCGTGGCTCTGGCCATTGTCATAGGACTGGCACTGGGATACTGGCTGGATACAATTTTTGGTACAAAACCGGTTCTTTTGCTGGTGGGGCTTGGGTTCGGCATAGCAGCCGGGTTCAGCAACATTATCAGAGCTGGAAAAAAAGCAGAAAAATTTAATGGATGA
- a CDS encoding ATP synthase subunit I produces the protein MDELEKIVNFITRTNWLLFLGSSLVALLIFSPKVYIGVFLGGLIVTINFHVLKNTVTKNFNQKRVLEKGKSLIGALLVKYYLRFALTAVIIFLLIAKRSVHPVGLLAGLSVVVASTFIAAAIELTKIIFREAV, from the coding sequence ATGGATGAACTTGAGAAAATAGTAAACTTTATCACACGGACTAACTGGCTTCTGTTTCTGGGGTCAAGTCTTGTGGCATTGCTTATATTCTCCCCCAAAGTGTATATCGGGGTTTTTCTGGGCGGTCTGATTGTGACAATCAACTTCCATGTTCTCAAAAATACAGTGACCAAAAATTTCAACCAAAAGCGGGTGCTTGAAAAGGGAAAATCTCTGATCGGTGCGCTTCTGGTTAAATATTATCTGCGTTTTGCACTGACGGCAGTGATTATATTTCTGCTGATCGCAAAGCGCAGTGTACATCCGGTAGGGCTTCTGGCGGGCCTTTCCGTAGTAGTGGCAAGCACGTTTATAGCAGCGGCAATTGAATTAACCAAGATAATATTCAGGGAGGCGGTTTAA
- the atpB gene encoding F0F1 ATP synthase subunit A: MEHPYLFLTSLFGSFGLEHWAGAHAHVTYMWLAMIILVILGWIGGKSVTLVPKSVQNVFEVIISGLEEFMVGITGEEGRDSAPLLLTIFLFVLLGNLFGLVPGFYPPTASINTTVALAIIAVSWSHIIGIKKHGVKYIKHFLGPVPVLMPLFFIIEVIGHLARVLSLTLRLFGNMMGHELVVGILLMLAGPFLIPLPIMAMGILVSLIQAIVFFLLPTMYIAGAIEEAH; this comes from the coding sequence GTGGAACACCCATATCTATTTCTTACTTCGTTGTTTGGTTCGTTTGGTCTGGAACATTGGGCAGGGGCCCATGCGCATGTCACTTACATGTGGCTTGCAATGATTATTCTCGTTATTCTTGGCTGGATTGGCGGCAAAAGTGTCACCCTCGTGCCCAAGAGCGTTCAGAATGTTTTTGAGGTAATCATCTCCGGGCTTGAAGAGTTTATGGTTGGTATTACCGGAGAAGAGGGAAGAGATTCCGCTCCTCTGCTGCTCACTATTTTCCTGTTTGTCCTGTTAGGTAACCTGTTCGGCCTGGTTCCCGGATTCTATCCGCCCACAGCATCCATTAACACCACTGTTGCCTTGGCCATCATTGCCGTGTCCTGGAGCCATATCATCGGCATCAAGAAACATGGTGTAAAATATATTAAACATTTCCTGGGACCCGTACCGGTACTTATGCCGCTTTTCTTTATCATTGAAGTCATCGGTCACTTGGCACGCGTACTCTCCCTGACTTTGCGTCTCTTCGGTAATATGATGGGTCATGAGCTGGTGGTAGGCATCCTTCTGATGCTGGCCGGCCCTTTTCTGATACCCCTTCCCATCATGGCAATGGGTATTCTTGTATCTTTGATTCAGGCCATAGTATTCTTCCTGCTGCCGACGATGTACATCGCAGGCGCCATTGAAGAAGCCCACTAA
- the atpE gene encoding ATP synthase F0 subunit C, giving the protein MEFLVGSVWAAAFAIGVAAFGCGIAQGLGLNGAMAGIARNPEAAGKIQVNMLIGLALIESLCIYALVVAMILLFVHPAIGPAVATLGGH; this is encoded by the coding sequence ATGGAATTTCTCGTTGGTAGTGTCTGGGCAGCAGCTTTTGCCATTGGTGTCGCTGCATTTGGTTGCGGCATTGCGCAGGGTCTGGGTTTGAATGGTGCCATGGCTGGTATCGCAAGAAACCCTGAAGCAGCTGGTAAAATCCAGGTGAACATGCTGATCGGTCTTGCCCTGATCGAATCTCTGTGTATCTATGCTTTGGTTGTTGCGATGATCCTTCTGTTTGTTCATCCTGCAATCGGTCCTGCTGTTGCTACACTTGGCGGACATTAA
- a CDS encoding AAA family ATPase: MIITCPKCARDHKVNPDTLKPFADAGKKTILASCKSCKFKFPVSLSSLLTVEEKPVHAKRRPGAVARKVCITLSKGGVGKTTTSVNLGAGLALAGYRVLLVDTDTQGQSSYILGKKPGAGLTELLTHELSVSDCLTEARNNLWLLSGGKSLAGVKRIIDKKSFGAEFTLSEALSPLDNQFDFILIDTSPGWDQLIVNVLFYSTEVLVPVALEVMPLHGMSEFIKSLGAIQKYRSEIQLKYIVPTFLDLRIKGPKMLYDQLKKLYPEQLCKPIRYNESLAEAPSFGKTIFEFAPGSTASEDYRSLVRRVSGNESALLKFK, encoded by the coding sequence GTGATTATTACCTGTCCCAAATGTGCCAGAGACCATAAAGTAAACCCCGACACTTTGAAACCTTTTGCAGATGCTGGTAAAAAAACCATCCTGGCTAGCTGCAAATCATGTAAATTTAAATTCCCTGTATCCCTTTCCTCTCTTCTGACAGTGGAGGAAAAACCAGTCCATGCCAAACGCCGACCAGGGGCTGTGGCCAGAAAGGTTTGCATCACCCTGAGTAAGGGGGGCGTAGGCAAAACCACCACCAGTGTAAATCTTGGTGCAGGTCTTGCTTTGGCCGGATATAGAGTCCTTTTAGTGGATACCGATACCCAGGGGCAGTCATCCTATATTCTCGGGAAAAAACCGGGTGCCGGCCTAACCGAGCTTTTAACCCATGAACTGTCGGTTTCTGACTGCCTGACCGAGGCCCGGAATAATTTATGGCTGCTTTCGGGTGGAAAATCCCTGGCAGGCGTTAAACGAATTATTGACAAAAAAAGCTTTGGTGCGGAGTTTACTTTGTCCGAAGCCCTAAGCCCTTTGGATAATCAGTTTGACTTTATTTTGATTGATACATCTCCTGGGTGGGACCAGTTGATTGTTAATGTCCTTTTTTATTCAACAGAGGTACTTGTGCCGGTTGCTCTTGAAGTCATGCCTTTGCATGGGATGTCCGAATTCATAAAAAGCCTTGGTGCCATTCAAAAGTACAGAAGTGAAATACAACTAAAATACATTGTGCCCACATTCCTTGACTTGCGGATCAAGGGTCCGAAGATGCTGTACGATCAACTTAAAAAATTGTATCCAGAACAATTATGTAAGCCCATTCGCTACAATGAAAGTCTGGCTGAGGCACCTTCCTTTGGGAAAACCATCTTTGAATTTGCACCAGGATCAACGGCCTCCGAAGACTATCGAAGTCTGGTTCGTAGAGTCTCCGGAAACGAATCCGCTCTTCTTAAATTTAAATAA
- a CDS encoding ATP-binding protein, with protein MGLKTRIIAVVIVAFSVMNLFLCSYITHQVKALELESLRAQIDKSTYLMKKINTLPLYNVDMDALKMNMETFFDDKNMKRFAIHDSELNININLIREFPLGGTDIKKSFVIDYNGLTLGSLTVVYSTSLIEKNLAKFRTKMLGVAFFVTLVMAVVLIFLINIITKPVARLARITSEITSGNIHNEIDQTSVGEVGILSRNFARMRDAIKEKTEDLARTNTILEGEVQQKNLQEKKIFHQRMVISSVNTFFQRSMTAQSVKEIAKIFISIAQGVVPAPYCFVGLVCEREEYLNILAFSDLVGKQYQKVNDVSINQGVRQQISGKLLKTITDKTPLILNNVSLNPEFAFLPREHLPIETIMALPMLHGKDVLGLVVFAGMEGEYTFEDQEVAMMMVMALVEALSLRTLQDEKQRFEEIVIRSQIASNMLSFSGRRNKMDFAVEDIALLLDQSLELASNESTLEDDFHFGAIQIMKDYDPDLPKVKCRGGELKQVFFNILSNGAYAMAGNTDNPCPTFFMRIYCKEDQVCVEIRDNGPGMSENIRRHIFEPFFSTKPDKEGAGLGLLIANFIITENHKGTIDVESTLGEGTCFRIFLPTNLV; from the coding sequence ATGGGATTAAAGACCCGCATCATTGCAGTCGTCATTGTGGCTTTCAGTGTCATGAATCTGTTTTTGTGTTCCTACATCACCCACCAGGTAAAGGCCCTTGAGTTAGAAAGCCTCCGGGCTCAAATTGACAAATCCACCTATCTCATGAAAAAGATCAATACCCTTCCCCTTTATAATGTGGATATGGACGCCTTAAAAATGAACATGGAGACTTTTTTTGATGACAAAAACATGAAACGTTTTGCCATCCATGATTCGGAACTTAATATTAATATCAATCTTATAAGAGAGTTCCCTTTGGGCGGAACGGATATAAAGAAAAGTTTTGTTATTGACTATAATGGATTGACGCTCGGAAGCTTGACGGTTGTTTATTCAACCAGCCTGATTGAAAAAAATTTGGCTAAATTTCGGACAAAAATGCTTGGGGTTGCTTTCTTCGTGACCCTGGTCATGGCTGTGGTGCTTATTTTTTTGATTAACATCATTACCAAGCCGGTTGCAAGGCTTGCCCGCATCACCTCTGAGATAACTTCAGGAAATATCCATAATGAAATTGACCAAACAAGTGTGGGGGAAGTGGGGATACTTTCACGTAATTTTGCGCGCATGCGTGATGCCATTAAAGAAAAAACAGAAGATCTGGCGCGTACCAATACAATATTAGAAGGTGAGGTACAGCAGAAAAATTTGCAGGAGAAAAAAATTTTTCACCAGCGCATGGTTATCTCCTCTGTGAATACATTTTTTCAACGATCAATGACCGCACAGTCCGTTAAAGAAATCGCAAAAATTTTTATTTCCATTGCTCAAGGCGTGGTTCCAGCTCCCTATTGTTTTGTAGGGCTGGTCTGTGAGAGGGAGGAGTATTTGAATATCCTGGCGTTTTCCGATCTGGTTGGCAAACAGTATCAAAAGGTTAATGACGTCTCTATAAATCAGGGAGTTAGACAACAGATATCCGGCAAACTGCTCAAAACAATTACTGATAAAACCCCTTTAATATTGAATAACGTAAGTTTGAATCCTGAATTTGCTTTTTTGCCCAGGGAACATCTGCCCATCGAGACCATTATGGCGCTCCCCATGCTGCACGGTAAGGATGTGCTTGGCCTTGTCGTTTTTGCAGGTATGGAAGGCGAATATACGTTTGAGGACCAGGAAGTTGCCATGATGATGGTTATGGCTCTGGTTGAGGCATTAAGCCTTCGAACCCTGCAGGATGAAAAACAACGATTTGAAGAAATCGTGATTCGCTCTCAAATTGCTTCAAACATGCTCTCTTTTTCCGGAAGAAGAAACAAAATGGATTTTGCTGTTGAAGATATAGCCCTTCTCCTGGATCAATCACTTGAACTGGCATCCAATGAATCTACTCTGGAGGATGATTTCCATTTTGGTGCCATCCAAATTATGAAGGATTATGACCCTGATTTACCAAAAGTTAAATGCCGGGGCGGCGAATTAAAACAAGTGTTTTTCAATATTCTGTCAAACGGGGCATATGCAATGGCCGGCAACACAGATAATCCGTGTCCGACTTTTTTTATGAGAATTTATTGTAAAGAAGATCAGGTATGCGTTGAGATAAGAGATAATGGCCCAGGCATGTCCGAAAATATCCGCAGGCACATTTTTGAACCGTTTTTTTCCACCAAGCCTGATAAAGAGGGTGCCGGGCTTGGACTGTTGATCGCCAATTTTATCATAACGGAAAACCATAAGGGCACAATTGACGTGGAATCGACCCTTGGGGAAGGAACATGTTTCAGAATTTTTTTACCCACCAATCTTGTTTGA